One Xenopus tropicalis strain Nigerian chromosome 8, UCB_Xtro_10.0, whole genome shotgun sequence genomic window carries:
- the LOC100497651 gene encoding uncharacterized protein LOC100497651 isoform X1: MAFGNTHVLAELDLSGKPTFSAMDAEKLYFTDTRRTDGGADFLIHGPTESPRTDWQYLEANKGADFLIHGPTESPRTDWQYLEANKGADFLIHGPTESPRTDWQYLEANKGADFLIHGPTESPRTDWQYLEANKGADFLIHGPTESPRTDWQYLEANKGADFLIHGPTESPRTDWQFLEANKERSESTTTPTVGFQLFTLVIWTALSVAMIILGSMHVGNCPREPNIPIYLIVAGAFHLVGFCLIPLKKAAKKVTYALESIIGLFSFCWFIAGNYHGVSSLSPFCTRASREIMITNVKHLKTFSCSVWVFRIYPDDPRACNDLVYKSAFGILIFEYLFIGLVLFSVCLCTCCAGCLAFSGAERNDSQIPS, translated from the exons ATGGCATTTGGCAACACTCATGTGCTAGCTGAACTGGATCTCTCTGGGAAACCGACTTTCAGCGCTATGGACGCAGAGAAGCTCTACTTTACTGATACACGACGTACAGATGGCG gggcagatttcctAATCCACGGACCGACCGAAAGCCCCCGAACGGACTGGCAATATTTGGAAGCAAACAAAG gggcagatttcctAATCCACGGACCGACCGAAAGCCCCCGAACGGACTGGCAATATTTGGAAGCAAACAAAG gggcagatttcctAATCCACGGACCGACCGAAAGCCCCCGAACGGACTGGCAATATTTGGAAGCAAACAAAG gggcagatttcctAATCCACGGACCGACCGAAAGCCCCCGAACGGACTGGCAATATTTGGAAGCAAACAAAG gggcagatttcctAATCCACGGACCGACCGAAAGCCCCCGAACGGACTGGCAATATTTGGAAGCAAACAAAG gggcagatttcctAATCCATGGACCGACCGAAAGCCCCCGAACGGACTGGCAATTTTTGGAAGCAAACAAAG AAAGGTCTGAATCAACAACAACACCGACAGTTG GTTTCCAGCTCTTCACTTTGGTGATATGGACGGCGCTAAGCGTTGCCATGATTATCCTCG GGTCCATGCATGTGGGGAACTGCCCCAGGGAGCCCAATATCCCCATTTACCTGATAGTGGCCGGGGCCTTCCATTTAGTGGGGTTTTGCCTCATTCCATTGAAGAAGGCGGCAAAGAAAGTGACCTACGCCCTAGAGAGCATCATCGGGCTCTTCTCCTTCTGCTGGTTCATTGCCGGTAACTATCATGGAGTTTCTTCATTATCCCCCTTCTGCACAAGAGCTTCAAGAGAAATAAtgataacaaatgtgaaacaccTAAAAACATTCAGTT GTAGCGTTTGGGTCTTCAGAATCTACCCCGACGATCCCAGGGCTTGTAACGATCTGGTCTATAAATCTGCCTTTGGAATCTTGATATTTGAGTATCTCTTTATAGGCTTGGTGCTCTTCTCCGTCTGCCTCTGTACATGCTGCGCCGGCTGCCTG GCATTTTCTGGTGCTGAGCGTAATGACAGCCAAATTCCTTCCTAA
- the LOC101731889 gene encoding SLAM family member 9-like: MGVYFYWTLALLYLHKTIISAQPCGPTINVSVTEGGQVSLHVNETEIIKVSWDVSNGTYENLFAKKQPGTSMEAVADKYRGRVHEMGNSSLLVSNLSLRDWGTYTAHVFSYSGVCQQSYDVRVYRSLSAEDIDIEYNMTSRESCNMTVTCRVEGPDTRLVWNGTAIGRAGAAQQTLHVYNAEPHMIYSCTAQNPVSRATTSLTPWAHCLQGKSERNYIVQNIIRLVLSGCILIAGACLFAHHVKREGAGNG, translated from the exons ATGGGAGTTTATTTCTACTGGACCCTGGCACTTCTTTATCTTCATAAAA CTATTATATCTGCGCAACCCTGTGGCCCCACCATAAACGTGAGCGTTACAGAGGGAGGACAAGTGTCTCTGCACGTGAATGAGACAGAAATCATCAAAGTCAGTTGGGACGTGAGCAATGGAACCTATGAGAATTTATTTGCCAAGAAGCAGCCGGGCACATCAATGGAGGCCGTAGCGGATAAATACAGAGGGAGGGTGCATGAAATGGGCAACAGTTCCTTACTGGTTTCCAATCTGAGCCTGCGGGACTGGGGAACCTACACGGCTCATGTATTCAGCTATAGTGGAGTTTGCCAGCAGAGCTATGATGTCCGAGTGTATC GAAGCTTATCTGCTGAAGATATCGATATTGAGTACAACATGACCAGCAGGGAAAGCTGCAATATGACAGTAACATGCAGGGTAGAGGGGCCGGACACAAGGCTTGTGTGGAACGGCACGGCTATAGGAAGGGCAGGAGCGGCACAGCAAACCCTCCATGTGTATAATGCTGAGCCCCATATGATCTACAGCTGCACCGCCCAGAATCCTGTGAGCAGAGCCACCACCTCTCTAACTCCCTGGGCTCATTGCCTGCAGGGGAAATCCG AAAGGAATTACATTGTGCAGAATATAATAAGGCTGGTACTGTCGGGCTGCATCCTCATCGCTGGTGCCTGCCTGTTTGCCCACCATGTGAAGAGAGAAGGTGCCGGAAATGGATAA
- the LOC100497651 gene encoding uncharacterized protein LOC100497651 isoform X8: MFRMCVGIGKDWQFLEANKGADFLIHGPTESPRTDWQYLEANKGADFLIHGPTESPRTDWQYLEANKGADFLIHGPTESPRTDWQYLEANKGADFLIHGPTESPRTDWQYLEANKGADFLIHGPTESPRTDWQFLEANKERSESTTTPTVGFQLFTLVIWTALSVAMIILGSMHVGNCPREPNIPIYLIVAGAFHLVGFCLIPLKKAAKKVTYALESIIGLFSFCWFIAGNYHGVSSLSPFCTRASREIMITNVKHLKTFSCSVWVFRIYPDDPRACNDLVYKSAFGILIFEYLFIGLVLFSVCLCTCCAGCLAFSGAERNDSQIPS, encoded by the exons ATGTTCCGTATGTGTGTGGGCATTGGGAAGGACTGGCAATTTTTGGAAGCAAACAAAG gggcagatttcctAATCCACGGACCGACCGAAAGCCCCCGAACGGACTGGCAATATTTGGAAGCAAACAAAG gggcagatttcctAATCCACGGACCGACCGAAAGCCCCCGAACGGACTGGCAATATTTGGAAGCAAACAAAG gggcagatttcctAATCCACGGACCGACCGAAAGCCCCCGAACGGACTGGCAATATTTGGAAGCAAACAAAG gggcagatttcctAATCCACGGACCGACCGAAAGCCCCCGAACGGACTGGCAATATTTGGAAGCAAACAAAG gggcagatttcctAATCCATGGACCGACCGAAAGCCCCCGAACGGACTGGCAATTTTTGGAAGCAAACAAAG AAAGGTCTGAATCAACAACAACACCGACAGTTG GTTTCCAGCTCTTCACTTTGGTGATATGGACGGCGCTAAGCGTTGCCATGATTATCCTCG GGTCCATGCATGTGGGGAACTGCCCCAGGGAGCCCAATATCCCCATTTACCTGATAGTGGCCGGGGCCTTCCATTTAGTGGGGTTTTGCCTCATTCCATTGAAGAAGGCGGCAAAGAAAGTGACCTACGCCCTAGAGAGCATCATCGGGCTCTTCTCCTTCTGCTGGTTCATTGCCGGTAACTATCATGGAGTTTCTTCATTATCCCCCTTCTGCACAAGAGCTTCAAGAGAAATAAtgataacaaatgtgaaacaccTAAAAACATTCAGTT GTAGCGTTTGGGTCTTCAGAATCTACCCCGACGATCCCAGGGCTTGTAACGATCTGGTCTATAAATCTGCCTTTGGAATCTTGATATTTGAGTATCTCTTTATAGGCTTGGTGCTCTTCTCCGTCTGCCTCTGTACATGCTGCGCCGGCTGCCTG GCATTTTCTGGTGCTGAGCGTAATGACAGCCAAATTCCTTCCTAA
- the LOC100497651 gene encoding uncharacterized protein LOC100497651 isoform X4 — MAFGNTHVLAELDLSGKPTFSAMDAEKLYFTDTRRTDGGADFLIHGPTESPRTDWQYLEANKGADFLIHGPTESPRTDWQYLEANKGADFLIHGPTESPRTDWQYLEANKGADFLIHGPTESPRTDWQYLEANKERSESTTTPTVGFQLFTLVIWTALSVAMIILGSMHVGNCPREPNIPIYLIVAGAFHLVGFCLIPLKKAAKKVTYALESIIGLFSFCWFIAGNYHGVSSLSPFCTRASREIMITNVKHLKTFSCSVWVFRIYPDDPRACNDLVYKSAFGILIFEYLFIGLVLFSVCLCTCCAGCLAFSGAERNDSQIPS, encoded by the exons ATGGCATTTGGCAACACTCATGTGCTAGCTGAACTGGATCTCTCTGGGAAACCGACTTTCAGCGCTATGGACGCAGAGAAGCTCTACTTTACTGATACACGACGTACAGATGGCG gggcagatttcctAATCCACGGACCGACCGAAAGCCCCCGAACGGACTGGCAATATTTGGAAGCAAACAAAG gggcagatttcctAATCCACGGACCGACCGAAAGCCCCCGAACGGACTGGCAATATTTGGAAGCAAACAAAG gggcagatttcctAATCCACGGACCGACCGAAAGCCCCCGAACGGACTGGCAATATTTGGAAGCAAACAAAG gggcagatttcctAATCCACGGACCGACCGAAAGCCCCCGAACGGACTGGCAATATTTGGAAGCAAACAAAG AAAGGTCTGAATCAACAACAACACCGACAGTTG GTTTCCAGCTCTTCACTTTGGTGATATGGACGGCGCTAAGCGTTGCCATGATTATCCTCG GGTCCATGCATGTGGGGAACTGCCCCAGGGAGCCCAATATCCCCATTTACCTGATAGTGGCCGGGGCCTTCCATTTAGTGGGGTTTTGCCTCATTCCATTGAAGAAGGCGGCAAAGAAAGTGACCTACGCCCTAGAGAGCATCATCGGGCTCTTCTCCTTCTGCTGGTTCATTGCCGGTAACTATCATGGAGTTTCTTCATTATCCCCCTTCTGCACAAGAGCTTCAAGAGAAATAAtgataacaaatgtgaaacaccTAAAAACATTCAGTT GTAGCGTTTGGGTCTTCAGAATCTACCCCGACGATCCCAGGGCTTGTAACGATCTGGTCTATAAATCTGCCTTTGGAATCTTGATATTTGAGTATCTCTTTATAGGCTTGGTGCTCTTCTCCGTCTGCCTCTGTACATGCTGCGCCGGCTGCCTG GCATTTTCTGGTGCTGAGCGTAATGACAGCCAAATTCCTTCCTAA
- the LOC100497651 gene encoding uncharacterized protein LOC100497651 isoform X6, with the protein MFRMCVGIGKDWQFLEANKGADFLIHGPTESPRTDWQYLEANKGADFLIHGPTESPRTDWQYLEANKGADFLIHGPTESPRTDWQYLEANKGADFLIHGPTESPRTDWQYLEANKGADFLIHGPTESPRTDWQYLEANKGADFLIHGPTESPRTDWQFLEANKERSESTTTPTVGFQLFTLVIWTALSVAMIILGSMHVGNCPREPNIPIYLIVAGAFHLVGFCLIPLKKAAKKVTYALESIIGLFSFCWFIAGNYHGVSSLSPFCTRASREIMITNVKHLKTFSCSVWVFRIYPDDPRACNDLVYKSAFGILIFEYLFIGLVLFSVCLCTCCAGCLAFSGAERNDSQIPS; encoded by the exons ATGTTCCGTATGTGTGTGGGCATTGGGAAGGACTGGCAATTTTTGGAAGCAAACAAAG gggcagatttcctAATCCACGGACCGACCGAAAGCCCCCGAACGGACTGGCAATATTTGGAAGCAAACAAAG gggcagatttcctAATCCACGGACCGACCGAAAGCCCCCGAACGGACTGGCAATATTTGGAAGCAAACAAAG gggcagatttcctAATCCACGGACCGACCGAAAGCCCCCGAACGGACTGGCAATATTTGGAAGCAAACAAAG gggcagatttcctAATCCACGGACCGACCGAAAGCCCCCGAACGGACTGGCAATATTTGGAAGCAAACAAAG gggcagatttcctAATCCACGGACCGACCGAAAGCCCCCGAACGGACTGGCAATATTTGGAAGCAAACAAAG gggcagatttcctAATCCATGGACCGACCGAAAGCCCCCGAACGGACTGGCAATTTTTGGAAGCAAACAAAG AAAGGTCTGAATCAACAACAACACCGACAGTTG GTTTCCAGCTCTTCACTTTGGTGATATGGACGGCGCTAAGCGTTGCCATGATTATCCTCG GGTCCATGCATGTGGGGAACTGCCCCAGGGAGCCCAATATCCCCATTTACCTGATAGTGGCCGGGGCCTTCCATTTAGTGGGGTTTTGCCTCATTCCATTGAAGAAGGCGGCAAAGAAAGTGACCTACGCCCTAGAGAGCATCATCGGGCTCTTCTCCTTCTGCTGGTTCATTGCCGGTAACTATCATGGAGTTTCTTCATTATCCCCCTTCTGCACAAGAGCTTCAAGAGAAATAAtgataacaaatgtgaaacaccTAAAAACATTCAGTT GTAGCGTTTGGGTCTTCAGAATCTACCCCGACGATCCCAGGGCTTGTAACGATCTGGTCTATAAATCTGCCTTTGGAATCTTGATATTTGAGTATCTCTTTATAGGCTTGGTGCTCTTCTCCGTCTGCCTCTGTACATGCTGCGCCGGCTGCCTG GCATTTTCTGGTGCTGAGCGTAATGACAGCCAAATTCCTTCCTAA
- the LOC100497651 gene encoding uncharacterized protein LOC100497651 isoform X9 has protein sequence MLSVTVYLGAFKHVSMFRMSVGIGKDWQYLEANKGADFLIHGPTESPRTDWQYLEANKGADFLIHGPTESPRTDWQYLEANKGADFLIHGPTESPRTDWQYLEANKGADFLIHGPTESPRTDWQFLEANKERSESTTTPTVGFQLFTLVIWTALSVAMIILGSMHVGNCPREPNIPIYLIVAGAFHLVGFCLIPLKKAAKKVTYALESIIGLFSFCWFIAGNYHGVSSLSPFCTRASREIMITNVKHLKTFSCSVWVFRIYPDDPRACNDLVYKSAFGILIFEYLFIGLVLFSVCLCTCCAGCLAFSGAERNDSQIPS, from the exons atgctcagtgtcactgtgtatctgggtgcttttaaacatgtgagtATGTTCCGTATGAGTGTGGGCATTGGGAAGGACTGGCAATATTTGGAAGCAAACAAAG gggcagatttcctAATCCACGGACCGACCGAAAGCCCCCGAACGGACTGGCAATATTTGGAAGCAAACAAAG gggcagatttcctAATCCACGGACCGACCGAAAGCCCCCGAACGGACTGGCAATATTTGGAAGCAAACAAAG gggcagatttcctAATCCACGGACCGACCGAAAGCCCCCGAACGGACTGGCAATATTTGGAAGCAAACAAAG gggcagatttcctAATCCATGGACCGACCGAAAGCCCCCGAACGGACTGGCAATTTTTGGAAGCAAACAAAG AAAGGTCTGAATCAACAACAACACCGACAGTTG GTTTCCAGCTCTTCACTTTGGTGATATGGACGGCGCTAAGCGTTGCCATGATTATCCTCG GGTCCATGCATGTGGGGAACTGCCCCAGGGAGCCCAATATCCCCATTTACCTGATAGTGGCCGGGGCCTTCCATTTAGTGGGGTTTTGCCTCATTCCATTGAAGAAGGCGGCAAAGAAAGTGACCTACGCCCTAGAGAGCATCATCGGGCTCTTCTCCTTCTGCTGGTTCATTGCCGGTAACTATCATGGAGTTTCTTCATTATCCCCCTTCTGCACAAGAGCTTCAAGAGAAATAAtgataacaaatgtgaaacaccTAAAAACATTCAGTT GTAGCGTTTGGGTCTTCAGAATCTACCCCGACGATCCCAGGGCTTGTAACGATCTGGTCTATAAATCTGCCTTTGGAATCTTGATATTTGAGTATCTCTTTATAGGCTTGGTGCTCTTCTCCGTCTGCCTCTGTACATGCTGCGCCGGCTGCCTG GCATTTTCTGGTGCTGAGCGTAATGACAGCCAAATTCCTTCCTAA
- the LOC100497651 gene encoding uncharacterized protein LOC100497651 isoform X5: protein MFRMSVGIGKDWQYLEANKGADFLIHGPTESPRTDWQYLEANKGADFLIHGPTESPRTDWQYLEANKGADFLIHGPTESPRTDWQYLEANKGADFLIHGPTESPRTDWQYLEANKGADFLIHGPTESPRTDWQYLEANKGADFLIHGPTESPRTDWQFLEANKERSESTTTPTVGFQLFTLVIWTALSVAMIILGSMHVGNCPREPNIPIYLIVAGAFHLVGFCLIPLKKAAKKVTYALESIIGLFSFCWFIAGNYHGVSSLSPFCTRASREIMITNVKHLKTFSCSVWVFRIYPDDPRACNDLVYKSAFGILIFEYLFIGLVLFSVCLCTCCAGCLAFSGAERNDSQIPS from the exons gggcagatttcctAATCCACGGACCGACCGAAAGCCCCCGAACGGACTGGCAATATTTGGAAGCAAACAAAG gggcagatttcctAATCCACGGACCGACCGAAAGCCCCCGAACGGACTGGCAATATTTGGAAGCAAACAAAG gggcagatttcctAATCCACGGACCGACCGAAAGCCCCCGAACGGACTGGCAATATTTGGAAGCAAACAAAG gggcagatttcctAATCCACGGACCGACCGAAAGCCCCCGAACGGACTGGCAATATTTGGAAGCAAACAAAG gggcagatttcctAATCCACGGACCGACCGAAAGCCCCCGAACGGACTGGCAATATTTGGAAGCAAACAAAG gggcagatttcctAATCCATGGACCGACCGAAAGCCCCCGAACGGACTGGCAATTTTTGGAAGCAAACAAAG AAAGGTCTGAATCAACAACAACACCGACAGTTG GTTTCCAGCTCTTCACTTTGGTGATATGGACGGCGCTAAGCGTTGCCATGATTATCCTCG GGTCCATGCATGTGGGGAACTGCCCCAGGGAGCCCAATATCCCCATTTACCTGATAGTGGCCGGGGCCTTCCATTTAGTGGGGTTTTGCCTCATTCCATTGAAGAAGGCGGCAAAGAAAGTGACCTACGCCCTAGAGAGCATCATCGGGCTCTTCTCCTTCTGCTGGTTCATTGCCGGTAACTATCATGGAGTTTCTTCATTATCCCCCTTCTGCACAAGAGCTTCAAGAGAAATAAtgataacaaatgtgaaacaccTAAAAACATTCAGTT GTAGCGTTTGGGTCTTCAGAATCTACCCCGACGATCCCAGGGCTTGTAACGATCTGGTCTATAAATCTGCCTTTGGAATCTTGATATTTGAGTATCTCTTTATAGGCTTGGTGCTCTTCTCCGTCTGCCTCTGTACATGCTGCGCCGGCTGCCTG GCATTTTCTGGTGCTGAGCGTAATGACAGCCAAATTCCTTCCTAA
- the LOC100497651 gene encoding uncharacterized protein LOC100497651 isoform X3, protein MAFGNTHVLAELDLSGKPTFSAMDAEKLYFTDTRRTDGGADFLIHGPTESPRTDWQYLEANKGADFLIHGPTESPRTDWQYLEANKGADFLIHGPTESPRTDWQYLEANKGADFLIHGPTESPRTDWQYLEANKGADFLIHGPTESPRTDWQYLEANKGADFLIHGPTESPRTDWQFLEANKERSESTTTPTVGFQLFTLVIWTALSVAMIILGSMHVGNCPREPNIPIYLIVAGAFHLVGFCLIPLKKAAKKVTYALESIIGLFSFCWFIAGSVWVFRIYPDDPRACNDLVYKSAFGILIFEYLFIGLVLFSVCLCTCCAGCLAFSGAERNDSQIPS, encoded by the exons ATGGCATTTGGCAACACTCATGTGCTAGCTGAACTGGATCTCTCTGGGAAACCGACTTTCAGCGCTATGGACGCAGAGAAGCTCTACTTTACTGATACACGACGTACAGATGGCG gggcagatttcctAATCCACGGACCGACCGAAAGCCCCCGAACGGACTGGCAATATTTGGAAGCAAACAAAG gggcagatttcctAATCCACGGACCGACCGAAAGCCCCCGAACGGACTGGCAATATTTGGAAGCAAACAAAG gggcagatttcctAATCCACGGACCGACCGAAAGCCCCCGAACGGACTGGCAATATTTGGAAGCAAACAAAG gggcagatttcctAATCCACGGACCGACCGAAAGCCCCCGAACGGACTGGCAATATTTGGAAGCAAACAAAG gggcagatttcctAATCCACGGACCGACCGAAAGCCCCCGAACGGACTGGCAATATTTGGAAGCAAACAAAG gggcagatttcctAATCCATGGACCGACCGAAAGCCCCCGAACGGACTGGCAATTTTTGGAAGCAAACAAAG AAAGGTCTGAATCAACAACAACACCGACAGTTG GTTTCCAGCTCTTCACTTTGGTGATATGGACGGCGCTAAGCGTTGCCATGATTATCCTCG GGTCCATGCATGTGGGGAACTGCCCCAGGGAGCCCAATATCCCCATTTACCTGATAGTGGCCGGGGCCTTCCATTTAGTGGGGTTTTGCCTCATTCCATTGAAGAAGGCGGCAAAGAAAGTGACCTACGCCCTAGAGAGCATCATCGGGCTCTTCTCCTTCTGCTGGTTCATTGCCG GTAGCGTTTGGGTCTTCAGAATCTACCCCGACGATCCCAGGGCTTGTAACGATCTGGTCTATAAATCTGCCTTTGGAATCTTGATATTTGAGTATCTCTTTATAGGCTTGGTGCTCTTCTCCGTCTGCCTCTGTACATGCTGCGCCGGCTGCCTG GCATTTTCTGGTGCTGAGCGTAATGACAGCCAAATTCCTTCCTAA
- the LOC100497651 gene encoding uncharacterized protein LOC100497651 isoform X2: MAFGNTHVLAELDLSGKPTFSAMDAEKLYFTDTRRTDGGADFLIHGPTESPRTDWQYLEANKGADFLIHGPTESPRTDWQYLEANKGADFLIHGPTESPRTDWQYLEANKGADFLIHGPTESPRTDWQYLEANKGADFLIHGPTESPRTDWQYLEANKERSESTTTPTVGFQLFTLVIWTALSVAMIILGSMHVGNCPREPNIPIYLIVAGAFHLVGFCLIPLKKAAKKVTYALESIIGLFSFCWFIAGNYHGVSSLSPFCTRASREIMITNVKHLKTFSCSVWVFRIYPDDPRACNDLVYKSAFGILIFEYLFIGLVLFSVCLCTCCAGCLAFSGAERNDSQIPS; this comes from the exons ATGGCATTTGGCAACACTCATGTGCTAGCTGAACTGGATCTCTCTGGGAAACCGACTTTCAGCGCTATGGACGCAGAGAAGCTCTACTTTACTGATACACGACGTACAGATGGCG gggcagatttcctAATCCACGGACCGACCGAAAGCCCCCGAACGGACTGGCAATATTTGGAAGCAAACAAAG gggcagatttcctAATCCACGGACCGACCGAAAGCCCCCGAACGGACTGGCAATATTTGGAAGCAAACAAAG gggcagatttcctAATCCACGGACCGACCGAAAGCCCCCGAACGGACTGGCAATATTTGGAAGCAAACAAAG gggcagatttcctAATCCACGGACCGACCGAAAGCCCCCGAACGGACTGGCAATATTTGGAAGCAAACAAAG gggcagatttcctAATCCACGGACCGACCGAAAGCCCCCGAACGGACTGGCAATATTTGGAAGCAAACAAAG AAAGGTCTGAATCAACAACAACACCGACAGTTG GTTTCCAGCTCTTCACTTTGGTGATATGGACGGCGCTAAGCGTTGCCATGATTATCCTCG GGTCCATGCATGTGGGGAACTGCCCCAGGGAGCCCAATATCCCCATTTACCTGATAGTGGCCGGGGCCTTCCATTTAGTGGGGTTTTGCCTCATTCCATTGAAGAAGGCGGCAAAGAAAGTGACCTACGCCCTAGAGAGCATCATCGGGCTCTTCTCCTTCTGCTGGTTCATTGCCGGTAACTATCATGGAGTTTCTTCATTATCCCCCTTCTGCACAAGAGCTTCAAGAGAAATAAtgataacaaatgtgaaacaccTAAAAACATTCAGTT GTAGCGTTTGGGTCTTCAGAATCTACCCCGACGATCCCAGGGCTTGTAACGATCTGGTCTATAAATCTGCCTTTGGAATCTTGATATTTGAGTATCTCTTTATAGGCTTGGTGCTCTTCTCCGTCTGCCTCTGTACATGCTGCGCCGGCTGCCTG GCATTTTCTGGTGCTGAGCGTAATGACAGCCAAATTCCTTCCTAA